Proteins from a genomic interval of Halopseudomonas litoralis:
- the pcaF gene encoding 3-oxoadipyl-CoA thiolase, with amino-acid sequence MSNVYLCNPRRSAIGRFGGTLSTVRPDDLAAQVIKAVLEQTPDLDPAAIEEVMLGCANQAGEDNRNVARMSALLAGLPTSVPGTTLNRLCGSGMDAVGTAFRAIRAGEMELVLAGGVESMSRAPYVMGKADSAFSRGQKIEDTTIGWRFVNPLMKKQYGIDSMPETAENVAEQFNISREDQDLFALRSQEKTAKAQADGVFDEEIVAVEIPRRKQEPLIFDKDEHPRASSLDKLAALKAPFRENGSITAGNASGVNDGAAAMLVASEAAVQKHGLKPVAKVLGMATAGVEPRIMGIGPVPATRKLLHKHGLSIDDIDVIELNEAFAAQGLAVMRELGIADDDARVNPNGGAIALGHPLGMSGARLLMTAALQLQRTGGRYAICTMCVGVGQGIATLIERV; translated from the coding sequence ATGAGTAACGTTTATCTGTGTAACCCGCGCCGTTCGGCCATCGGCCGTTTCGGTGGCACCCTGTCAACTGTGCGCCCCGATGATTTGGCAGCTCAGGTCATCAAAGCGGTACTGGAACAGACTCCGGATCTGGACCCGGCCGCCATCGAAGAGGTCATGCTCGGCTGCGCCAACCAGGCCGGCGAAGACAACCGCAACGTCGCCCGCATGTCGGCGCTGCTGGCCGGTTTGCCGACCAGCGTCCCCGGCACCACGTTGAACCGTTTGTGCGGTTCGGGCATGGACGCGGTAGGTACTGCTTTCCGCGCCATTCGTGCCGGTGAAATGGAGCTGGTACTGGCCGGTGGGGTCGAGTCGATGTCCCGCGCACCCTATGTCATGGGCAAGGCCGACAGCGCCTTCAGTCGCGGCCAGAAGATCGAAGACACCACCATCGGCTGGCGCTTCGTCAACCCGCTGATGAAAAAGCAGTACGGCATCGACTCCATGCCGGAAACCGCGGAAAACGTCGCCGAGCAGTTCAATATCTCCCGTGAAGACCAGGACCTGTTCGCCCTGCGCTCACAGGAAAAGACCGCCAAGGCCCAGGCCGACGGCGTGTTCGATGAAGAGATCGTCGCCGTCGAAATCCCGCGCCGCAAGCAGGAACCGCTGATCTTCGACAAGGACGAGCACCCCCGCGCCTCCAGCCTGGACAAGCTCGCTGCACTGAAAGCGCCTTTCCGTGAGAACGGCAGCATCACCGCCGGCAACGCCTCCGGCGTCAACGACGGCGCCGCCGCCATGCTGGTCGCCAGCGAAGCCGCAGTACAGAAGCACGGCCTCAAGCCGGTCGCCAAGGTGCTGGGCATGGCCACCGCCGGTGTCGAGCCGCGCATCATGGGCATCGGGCCGGTACCGGCCACCCGCAAACTGCTGCACAAACATGGCTTGAGCATTGATGACATCGACGTCATCGAACTCAACGAAGCCTTCGCCGCACAGGGCCTGGCGGTCATGCGCGAACTGGGCATCGCCGACGACGACGCCCGGGTCAACCCCAACGGCGGCGCCATCGCTCTTGGTCACCCACTGGGCATGTCCGGCGCCCGCCTGTTGATGACCGCCGCGCTGCAACTGCAACGCACCGGCGGCCGCTACGCCATCTGCACCATGTGTGTAGGTGTGGGACAGGGGATTGCTACGCTCATCGAGCGCGTCTAA